One Coffea eugenioides isolate CCC68of chromosome 2, Ceug_1.0, whole genome shotgun sequence genomic window, TTGACCATTTAAAAAACAAACACACACACGGAGACATATCCCATGATTAACATTTCAGGTCAAAAAAAGAAGCTTAGGACTTGGTTTGACGAGATTGTGGTCAACGTTGAATCTTGAAATCTAAAAATTAAGTGCTAAAGTATTAAGTTGCTGAGTTGGTTAAATTATATCTGTTTGATAACTAATTGAATTAAAGTGCTGAATTGAAATATAgcaaaaatattatatttttatcttttaaaaaattacctttatttgtatatttagaaagaaagaaagaaggaaaaatgtgtatgtgtgtgtttgagagagagagcgagagaaaataataaaacaattTAGGTGTGGTGTATAAATGTGCATATTTGTGTGTGAGATTGAGAGTGTATATTTGCatacgtgtgtgtgtgtgtgtgttaacAGAAAAAGAACAAACGTGTATTTTGTGCAAGAGCATCTATAAAATTGTGGTATATCTATGAAGAGTTACACTACATGTAGTCAATTCAGATTTCACTAAAAAGTTTATTTCATTCAAAAGTTTGTACACAAATTAAGCAGTGCTTAATACATTAAGTTATTTCTGTTATCAAACATGCTGAATTTTCTGAATGAATTACTAATTTTCAACATCAAATAGAGTTATCAAATAAGCGGATGAGCCGATCAATTTTGGTTTGGTTTGCAGTCAAAGTCAACCCATAGCTTAACAGACCGAACACGTACGAACATCTGATCAAGAGCATCCGTGATACTAAATGACAATAACATATCTCGCATGTTTATGAATTAATTcaagggataatatcagaaacctcccttgaggtttttaacaattttatttaGCTCCtttgaggttttaaaaattatacatGCCTCCAttatcatttaaaatgacaatattacccttaaatattttaacgaaatttctttgtttggtatgcttatacttataataacttttaaaatttttttttcattctttatccttcttattcctttttttttaaaatttttttgtcaataaaactGTAGAACTGCCACTATTACATTTAGTTTCTATTGTAACCAAATGTcgaactagtgatttttttgatgagttaacttatatgtaatccaatatttttgctgatttttattttctattttttggtattaaaattaacaataaatcaaaaagaaatggcccaaaatcactactaaattatgataatttcACTAGttgaaaaattcataaattCTGAATGCGttatttcaatattttcttttctatcttataaatctaaatcgaaaataaaatactatcaaaagtatcctatcatagtgataaatttattactatattttttttatcaaataataggtatgaacatgaaaaatttggcatcttttccttataattgtatagataatcttataattgaatagagaaataaattaaaactcattacataagggcatttttggatattcatttaaaaatttgaccaagtcaatattattttaagattttaTTACTAAATCTATCGAATCAGgggaggtaggtgtaatttttcaaactttggaggagctcagtgaaatttttagaaatctcaggggaggtttctgaaattatcccttaattcAATGACAAATAGGTTGCATGGATAATCTTTCAGTTTGCCAAGTGGCCTTTGACAAAATTAGAGTACATCCCAGGTATGAAAGTGCCTTTTAATTTGAGGGGTTATTCAATGTGCAGAGACGTTTAAGACGTGTCCTCGGATGGCCTGCTCTTCCACGTAAATTTGATAGCATCATGACTTTTAGCAGGCAAGCATGAGGATGAGGTCCAGCATAACGATAAACAAGACAAAGACACATTAACTCGGCACGGAAACCTTCCAGTCCAACATGAAAATGGTAGCATGCATTATACGACTTTTCAAGGTTGCGGTCGTTTCAGGGATAGCAACGGATTTCAATTCCCTCCAATATTTCTGGGCATGTGGCCATTCATATGCCTTCAACGACTATAGATGAAAAGGAtaaatttttgacaatttcataTGGCTTCTAAACATTTCCCACAAAAAAGCATTACGCAATTGCAAGCTGCTGCATACCGTAACTAGTCTAGTTCAgaccttttctttcttctgatacttttccaaaaattttaatGGACCACGCAAGAATTGTGTCATCTGCTAATTCGATGGGTagcttcatcatcatcttcgtCTTCTTCATCAGTCAATCTCAAATGCGCGGGAGCTCAAATACGTGGGACGAAGTCAGCAAGGATAATTGTCTAAGTGGAACAGTCATAAAACAGTGGTCTTCCCTCCCCTTCCATTTCTCCTCTTATGAtaagtcatatatatatatttcacaTATTCTAAACATGTAAGCCAAGATGTATATTTATGTTATCCAACTTCATGCTGCCACAGCATAATTTTCCATAAATCAGCATATATTAATAGTGTATATATCTTATCATAAAAGTGTGTGGCGGTATTCATTTGTACGCAACTACTTCAGTCTTAAATCCATCCTCATCTTAGTTTTTTTTCTTACATCTTCAAACTATCAAGTTGATTATACATTGGAGATCCAGGTAGCATAGGATAATTTGGAAATCATGGCCGGAGAAAGTAAAGAACTTTCATTGCAGGAGACACCTACGTGGGCTGTGGCAGTTATCTGCTTTATTCTCGTTGCTATCTCAATCATCGTCGAATTTCTCATTCATCTTCTCGCCTCGGTATGTACTAATTACTAGCAGTTTTCTTTCCAACATTTCGGTCATTTATGTGCTTGATTTAACTGGGCTAGTTGATTATACACAGTGGTTAAAGAAAAAGCGTAAACAAGCTCTCCACGATGCACTGGAGAAGATCAAAGCAGGTAAGAAAATCTTCGACTTCCACTTAGTTACGAGCATGTGAGCTTGGTAAGTTTATATGTACAAGATCACAGGACTAATGAACATTTTTTCTTTCAGAACTTATGCTTTTGGGGTTTATCTCATTGCTCCTTACTGTAGTGCAAGAACCCATTTCCAAAATATGCATACCCAAGAGTGCTGGCCGGACCTGGCATCCTTGTCGGGAAAATGAtgaattggatggtgaaaaATTTATAAATCCATGCAAAGCCAAGGTATGTATAATAATTGATGATTGATCATTATGTTGttcaatttcaattttcttccctttttctttttgttactCCTATTATTTAACTGTTGCAAAGTATTAATAATGTTTTGAACGATGTAAAAAAATGTAAAGGGCAGAACAGCATGGAACATGTAATCTGGCGAGTCTAATTGGTACCTAGTACGTAATGGGAATTTGTTTTGCAGGGTAAATCGCAATTGGTTTCAGAAAAGGGGTTACACGAACTCCATATCTTCATTTTCATGCTTGCCGCTTTTCACGTCCTCTATTGTATCACGACTTTGGGATTGGGTAGGCTAAAGGTGAAAATAGTGCTTGAAATATTAATACCCCCTCAAAAGTTCAGTACTTTTTTCTTGTGTATATTTGATACTAATTGCCGAGGATATGAAATTACTGCAGATGAGGGTATGGAAAGCATGGGAGGATGAGACCAAGACTCTGGAGTACATATACCATAACGGTAAGAAGTTCCCACTAGCCCAACCCAAGTGCGCACAAAGTCAATTTTTCTGCAGTGATAATCATGTTTTGGCCTGTCGATTTCTTGGAATTACACTACTGTTTTAATTAAGTGTTTATGATATAATCTCGTTTCAAGGATTGAAATCATGGTATGGTCGATGATTCTTAATGTCATTTCACTTGTCCACTCAAGTCCCAATTTTACCCACACATGCTTATCAGAGTGACAAGTGGCTGTTTCGaaatctttttttgtttttcaaatttatagtAGCCTTCCAACAATAATCATGCCGAGATAATTAGACTTCCTGAATTaatgttccatttttttttttaaccaaaagtTCATTTAACCGAATCTTGACATGTTTGTACGTCACAGATCCAGACAGATTCAGGTTTGCTAGGGATACTTCCTTTGGACGTAGACATCTGCACTTCTGGAGCAAGTCTCCAATCCTCCTTTGGATTGTAAGAGCAGCGACCTAACTTTTGGTCTATAATACTTCTGAAATACAGGATTTTTCAGGATACAGATAGaatctgtttattttgtttttccctCAAACTGAGTAGTGGTGCACAATTGATGCTTCCTgatccttttctttatttgccTGGATCAGGTTTGTTTTTTCAGACAATTTTTTGCATCAGTTACAAAAGTTGACTATTTGGCTCTTAGACATGGCTTTATCATTGTAAGTTGTTGAAAGTCCCTTGGATAGATTATACACTATTGTATCCATACGAGCTTTAACAGATGAAGAGGTTACTTTATCTAATTACTTGCATATCAGGCACATTTAGCACCCCAGAACCACACAACATTTGATTTTCGGTCATACATCAAGAGATCCCTCGAGGAAGATTTTAAAGTCGTGGTTGGAATAAGGTAAGTTGATTCTGTAGTTTCTGCCCTTTTCTTCATGATCTGAGTTTATTCACAATTCTGAATGGAGAATTTAACTTAGACACTAATTCCTGTTTTATCTGTCTGCAGTCCTATCATATGGCTCTTTGCTGTGCTGTTTCTTTTGTCAAATACTCATGGTAAGGATTACTAAATGCTTTTTCACATCCTTGTAAGTCAGAAAATTAATCAAGCCATGATCTACTATACGATAAAAGATTTGTTCAGAACTTCAAATTGACAACCTGACTGCTGCTATTATATCTTGGAATAACTCTTTCTGACATGTTTACAAACTTGGATTGATATGCGGActtatccttttccttttttagccATTTGGGTGGTTCTATTGGCAAAATTGCAATTCGATTATGTCACTCTTGGGGACCTTGTACCCTTGTTGATTGACAAAGTTGAATTTTGTATTGTGCAGGATGGCATTCATACTTGTGGCTACCGTTTATTCCTCTTGCGGTACTGTAATAGTGCATGCGAAACAGATCACGTTAATACGTTATTAATCAGTATTTGCATAACTTCTATGAGAGAGTGCTTATACTTAAAAAACTTGCAGATAATCCTCTTGGTGGGTACAAAGCTACAGGTGATTATAACAAAGATGGGATTGAGGATTCAAGAAAGAGGTGATGTTATCAAGGGAACACCAGTAGTGGAGACAGGAGACCATCTATTCTGGTTCAATCGCCCTCGTTTGCTCCTTTACTTGGTTCAATTTGTTCTCTTTCAGGTATCTGTTGATTGAAAACATACTCATATATCAGGATCCGAAAGTTTCACATCTTTATTTGCTATATAAAAGCTATCATTTGAACCTAAATCTGGCACCCTCTCTGTGTTGCAGAATGCATTTCAGATGGCTTTCTTTGCTTTTACTTGGGTAAGGAATCTTCTTCCTATTTTTTAAAAACCAAGCTAAAGAAGCTTCAGGGAGATAAAATTTTTTGTTCTCGTGACCTTGACATCATGTCTGTCTGATCGATGCAACAATAAGAATTACTGTGAAGAAGACTCGAATATAGTGTGCTCGACCTCAATACACACTACTCCTTAGTGTCCAAACATAATGTTTTCGGAAATCAGAGATTTGTTTTTGTTATAAAGCCATTATGATCTCAAGAGTCTATTCATGCTACAACCTCACATAACACTCATCttaacttctctttcttcagtATAAATATGGCGTGCCGTCTTGCTTCCACAAGGGGCCTAAAGACATAGCCATCAGACTTTCAGTGGGGTGAGTTTGAGACGATCTTTGGCACGTAGAATTCTGCGTCAATTTTCAATCATGCTTGAGCTGCATAATTAGAATCATATTAATaatcttctctctctctttggtcTTAGGATCGTCACACAAGTCCTCTGCAGCTATGTTACTCTTCCTTTGTACGCTCTAGTAACACAGGTAATGTGCTTTACTCGCTACATTCCTCTCGCGAAGAAGTAGTTAAGTTCCAACAAAAAATGTAGACTGATTATGTTAATCCAATACACATTGGTTCAAATTAACAGATGGGCACAACAATGAAACCGGTAATATTCAATGAGAAAGTGTCATCAGCACTCAAAAGCTGGCACAAGACTGCCAAAAAGCACATAAAAGAAGACAGGAAATCAGGAAGTACGACACCCTTCTCGAGTAGGCCTGGAACGCCCTTGCATGGAATGTCTCCAGTTCATCTGTTGCAGGGCTTCCGTTGCAGTACTGTGGATGATGATAGCCTGCAAGCAACCCCACGGGGATCCAATTCTGACAATGAAATTTGGGATCATGAAGTGCCTTCATCTTCCCTGCATAACGCTGATGATAATGCTGCTGATTCTGCTGGAAGAGTTACAGTAATGCATCATACATCCACGTCCCGAATTTCTCCAAAACAACGTTCGGTAAAAACTCAACATGAAGTTGATATCGGCTCCACTGATTTCTCATTCAAGTAATTGGATATATACTGGGCAAAATCGTGTAGTgattcttttattcttttaatgCGGAATTGCTTAGGCAATTTGAGATGGTTTGGTTTGGTACCGTTGCTTCTAATTGTTGTGCTGCTTGCAATATCTAGCATACATTTACAATAAATTATTGTATTTCTTACAATATTTTTAATTTAcacaaacaaaatttaaaattttgacggacaaaaaaatataaattcaccTGTACGATGAGAAAAAAGTTACAACCTTGTGTATACGAAAAAAACCGTAACAAACCGAACAATTGTATACAATGTGCCCCCGATTCTTACGGATTGATTCTGCTGGGCTTAAAACCAGACTACTTTGGGCCTAAAACTAGAAGAGTTCGATAATTAGTTACAACCTGCATGAAGCCAAATCCAATACCGAGGTCTGATCTTCCTTCCCTGCCTCTGCTATTGGAAGAAAGGATTGATGAGAATATGTGGAATGTCAGAATCTTAGAACAATTGCTCCATCAATTACTGTTTATTCATTCACATTTTCTTACAGAAGTAAGAATTAACGCAAATAAATCTAATCCCCACAGAAACTTCAAAAACCGGCAACTTTTGAAGTCCTGTGAGGGACTTATCTACCCAAACTCCAAGCCGGCAATTCTTACTTTTgtaagaaaatgtcagaaaaaaaaaatttattgtttATTCATGTCTTCCTCTAAACTAACTTGATTGTCGGAGATAAATTGAGAAATCTAGCGCCGATTCTTTCCCTCATGTTTGCAAGCTAACAGATTGGATCCCGTTACCAACCTTAGCCCGTACACGTTGCATGTGATCTAACTTTTTGATGtaaagaaaactctcaatttttgaATTTACTGCTTCATTTGGACAAGCTTATTAATGCCTAGTTATTGTATTTTTATCCAATATGAAATGATACTTTTACAacttataatatttttttttttggcataacGGCACATCTAACCTAACCTATCTTACTCCTACTCCTAAGGGGGGAAACTATTTTATGGGGTGGCCCAACTGAGTCGAAGGAACCTGACGGAGATTAGGGTTGCAAACGAGCCGAATCGAATCGAATTTTGgcttaatcgagtcgagttttgatttaattttattgaactCAAACTCAAGGTCGAGCTCGACGAGTTGACAATTTTGAAGCTCAAGTTTGTGCTcgaaacaataaaaataattattttattttttaaaaaatcaataaaataatatttttttcttaataaataataaaatattaaggatatttatataattttactattaaaataaaaaatatatatatattcgagCTCGCAAGCTAACAagcttaatattttgaactcgagttcgaatttGACTTTGACTCGACcagttcgagctcgactcgagctcgatattgaTCGAACTTAAATCGAGTTTGCACCCCTAACGGGGACTGAATCACCATCAGACCAAACGGGTGCACCACACACCCGTATGGATTTAGAACAAACCTTATATTGAAGCACATTGATGGGAGACAAGATTTGAACCCTTGACCTCTCATCCCGCAATTAATGTGGTGGCTCTTCAATTACAACTTGTAATTGAAgtaaaacttgaaaaaaaaaaattttgaaggaCCACTAATACTGTTCATTTTATTTGGGTTGGTAAACTTTTTGTTGAGTCTTTTCTGGTAGTATTAAACATGCTCG contains:
- the LOC113753806 gene encoding MLO-like protein 12 isoform X2 translates to MAGESKELSLQETPTWAVAVICFILVAISIIVEFLIHLLASWLKKKRKQALHDALEKIKAELMLLGFISLLLTVVQEPISKICIPKSAGRTWHPCRENDELDGEKFINPCKAKGKSQLVSEKGLHELHIFIFMLAAFHVLYCITTLGLGRLKMRVWKAWEDETKTLEYIYHNDPDRFRFARDTSFGRRHLHFWSKSPILLWIVCFFRQFFASVTKVDYLALRHGFIIAHLAPQNHTTFDFRSYIKRSLEEDFKVVVGISPIIWLFAVLFLLSNTHGWHSYLWLPFIPLAIILLVGTKLQVIITKMGLRIQERGDVIKGTPVVETGDHLFWFNRPRLLLYLVQFVLFQNAFQMAFFAFTWYKYGVPSCFHKGPKDIAIRLSVG
- the LOC113753806 gene encoding MLO-like protein 6 isoform X1 is translated as MAGESKELSLQETPTWAVAVICFILVAISIIVEFLIHLLASWLKKKRKQALHDALEKIKAELMLLGFISLLLTVVQEPISKICIPKSAGRTWHPCRENDELDGEKFINPCKAKGKSQLVSEKGLHELHIFIFMLAAFHVLYCITTLGLGRLKMRVWKAWEDETKTLEYIYHNDPDRFRFARDTSFGRRHLHFWSKSPILLWIVCFFRQFFASVTKVDYLALRHGFIIAHLAPQNHTTFDFRSYIKRSLEEDFKVVVGISPIIWLFAVLFLLSNTHGWHSYLWLPFIPLAIILLVGTKLQVIITKMGLRIQERGDVIKGTPVVETGDHLFWFNRPRLLLYLVQFVLFQNAFQMAFFAFTWYKYGVPSCFHKGPKDIAIRLSVGIVTQVLCSYVTLPLYALVTQMGTTMKPVIFNEKVSSALKSWHKTAKKHIKEDRKSGSTTPFSSRPGTPLHGMSPVHLLQGFRCSTVDDDSLQATPRGSNSDNEIWDHEVPSSSLHNADDNAADSAGRVTVMHHTSTSRISPKQRSVKTQHEVDIGSTDFSFK